The following proteins are encoded in a genomic region of Blastococcus colisei:
- a CDS encoding HNH endonuclease signature motif containing protein, whose amino-acid sequence MTTALLDRPERPVVEVLRPGPEVAWEWVPGDRGARPGHSSAPGRPAGDDGQVGAPDLSELKRVLDAGIDHLERAVAASRAIARLSAVVATSLAEFARCRPSELFDRQPGEQGAMSAATRAARPAALSGVSEWAVDEVAPSLGITSTAAGAQLAESLVLVERLPGTHALLARGELTPAHARQMVNVVGPVEDDALRADIEGHVLGLLDRKTPPQLGDCARRIVLRKDADAAARKLVAAVRERGVRLHDRRDGTATVSLDLPLPAAAAIYRALEVYAEDARADGDERTKQQRMADCVQDLILRPGENGMPPVTIALTLVATLETMLGGAEPGQIEGMLVPAEMVRELGYTFGLMPRPAPDVGDLPDDGAPAPKTHASPATTGSFTESESESESESESERDPAPEPEPESERDPAPEPEPEPERDAAPEPELELESEPEPPRGGTGHGPQPTPVKDRTLSEWLALARARNEAAVREGLAGARQAILDGTWTDGELRTLLDVGALIGVRDLGGTGLAHRPHIAVVDKLRGSLIALTDAAGIRRGACLGPPSETDGYTPGAELDRFVRLRDRRCRFPGCRARTRTCDLDHRREWPEGPTAYHNLCCLCEHHHRLKHQAPGWRFDAVDDGGLAITMPSGKVLVSRPPRFGSDLDIPPF is encoded by the coding sequence TTGACAACGGCTCTGCTGGACCGCCCTGAGCGGCCCGTGGTCGAGGTGCTCCGTCCCGGGCCGGAAGTCGCCTGGGAGTGGGTGCCCGGTGACCGTGGTGCGCGCCCGGGGCATTCGTCGGCCCCTGGGCGTCCCGCCGGGGACGACGGACAGGTCGGCGCTCCGGATCTCTCCGAACTGAAGCGCGTGCTCGACGCCGGCATCGATCATCTGGAGCGGGCCGTCGCCGCGTCCCGGGCGATCGCCCGGCTGTCGGCCGTGGTCGCGACGTCGCTGGCCGAGTTCGCCCGATGCCGGCCGTCGGAGCTGTTCGACCGGCAGCCGGGGGAGCAGGGGGCCATGTCGGCCGCAACCCGGGCCGCACGTCCAGCTGCGCTGTCGGGGGTGAGCGAGTGGGCGGTCGACGAGGTGGCTCCTTCGCTGGGCATCACCTCGACGGCTGCCGGAGCGCAGCTGGCGGAGTCGCTGGTGCTGGTCGAGCGGCTGCCCGGCACGCACGCCCTGCTGGCCCGTGGCGAGCTGACCCCGGCGCATGCGCGGCAGATGGTCAACGTGGTCGGGCCGGTCGAGGACGACGCGCTGCGCGCCGACATCGAGGGGCACGTGCTGGGGCTGCTCGACCGCAAGACGCCCCCTCAGCTGGGCGACTGTGCCCGGCGCATCGTGCTGCGCAAGGATGCCGATGCCGCCGCCCGCAAGCTGGTGGCGGCCGTCCGTGAGCGCGGCGTGCGGCTGCACGACCGCCGGGACGGCACCGCCACGGTGTCCCTCGACCTCCCCCTGCCGGCCGCGGCGGCGATCTACCGGGCGCTGGAGGTGTACGCCGAGGATGCCCGGGCCGACGGCGACGAGCGGACCAAGCAGCAGCGCATGGCCGACTGCGTCCAGGACCTGATCCTGCGACCCGGGGAGAACGGCATGCCGCCGGTCACCATCGCGCTCACCCTCGTGGCAACTCTCGAGACGATGCTCGGCGGCGCGGAGCCCGGGCAGATCGAGGGGATGCTCGTGCCGGCCGAGATGGTGCGCGAGCTCGGTTACACGTTCGGCCTGATGCCCCGCCCGGCACCGGACGTCGGGGATCTGCCCGACGACGGCGCCCCGGCGCCGAAGACCCATGCCTCCCCGGCAACTACCGGATCGTTCACCGAGTCCGAGTCCGAGTCCGAGTCCGAGTCCGAGTCCGAGCGCGACCCCGCCCCTGAGCCGGAGCCCGAGTCCGAGCGCGACCCCGCCCCTGAGCCGGAGCCCGAGCCCGAGCGCGACGCCGCCCCTGAGCCGGAGCTCGAGCTCGAGTCGGAGCCCGAGCCGCCCCGGGGCGGGACAGGTCACGGGCCCCAGCCCACGCCCGTGAAGGACCGCACGCTGAGCGAGTGGCTTGCACTCGCCCGGGCGCGGAACGAGGCCGCGGTCCGGGAAGGGCTGGCCGGGGCGAGGCAGGCGATCCTCGACGGCACCTGGACCGACGGTGAGCTGCGCACTCTGCTGGACGTGGGTGCGCTGATCGGTGTGCGCGACCTCGGCGGAACGGGGCTGGCCCATCGGCCGCACATCGCCGTCGTCGACAAGTTGCGGGGCAGCCTGATCGCCCTGACCGACGCCGCGGGGATCCGCCGCGGTGCGTGCCTCGGTCCGCCGTCGGAAACCGACGGGTACACGCCGGGAGCGGAACTCGACCGCTTCGTGCGGCTGCGCGACCGGCGCTGCCGGTTCCCGGGGTGCCGCGCCCGCACTCGGACGTGCGACCTCGACCACCGGCGGGAGTGGCCCGAGGGCCCAACCGCGTACCACAACCTCTGCTGCCTCTGCGAACACCATCACCGGCTCAAGCATCAGGCGCCGGGCTGGCGCTTCGATGCGGTCGACGACGGAGGGCTGGCGATCACCATGCCCAGTGGCAAGGTGCTGGTCAGTCGCCCACCGCGGTTCGGCAGCGACCTCGACATCCCGCCCTTCTAG
- a CDS encoding SurA N-terminal domain-containing protein, with the protein MLKRRVPRVVVSGFLLAVAVSGLTACRTSPSVAAYVGDEEISVSELQSAVEDRLADPGVAAYAEGQRDDFTRRVLGLLVQEEVYAEAAERYDVRVGNEEVRARIDELLGGDDPDEVFGQLAQQGIGRVDVVENVRQQLVRREIAEAEGEADELSDQALRARYQEVRESLGEVSFGYITVPDDATAQAVVAQLTADPAAYPALAAQYAGAATIPALESRAPDQLPAILAEGIAAAAPNTAFATPVPEAGGVVVTFVEGVVYPSFEEVRPQLESEAVETAGNERIEAVRDDLEVTVNPRYGVLEDGRLVPGGGGVVDILGDEDAAATAPAPAPAPAE; encoded by the coding sequence GTGCTGAAGCGTCGAGTTCCCCGGGTGGTCGTGTCCGGGTTCCTCCTTGCCGTCGCGGTGTCGGGCCTCACTGCCTGCCGGACCTCGCCGAGCGTCGCCGCCTACGTGGGTGACGAGGAGATCTCGGTGAGCGAGCTGCAGTCGGCCGTCGAGGACCGGCTGGCCGATCCCGGGGTCGCCGCCTACGCCGAGGGCCAGCGGGACGACTTCACCCGTCGCGTGCTGGGCCTCCTGGTGCAGGAGGAGGTCTACGCCGAGGCGGCCGAGCGCTACGACGTGCGGGTCGGCAACGAGGAGGTGCGCGCCCGCATCGACGAGCTGCTCGGGGGTGACGATCCCGACGAGGTCTTCGGCCAGCTCGCCCAGCAGGGGATCGGTCGCGTGGACGTCGTCGAGAACGTCCGCCAGCAGCTGGTGCGGCGGGAGATCGCCGAGGCCGAAGGAGAGGCCGACGAGCTGAGCGACCAGGCACTCCGGGCGCGGTACCAGGAGGTGCGGGAGAGCCTGGGCGAGGTCTCGTTCGGCTACATCACCGTGCCCGACGACGCCACGGCGCAGGCCGTCGTCGCACAGCTCACCGCCGATCCGGCGGCGTACCCGGCGCTCGCCGCGCAGTACGCCGGGGCGGCCACGATCCCCGCGCTGGAGTCCCGTGCTCCCGACCAGCTGCCGGCCATCCTGGCCGAGGGGATCGCGGCCGCCGCCCCCAACACCGCCTTCGCGACGCCGGTGCCCGAGGCCGGCGGCGTCGTCGTCACCTTCGTCGAAGGCGTCGTCTACCCGTCGTTCGAGGAGGTCCGCCCCCAGCTGGAGAGCGAGGCGGTCGAGACGGCGGGCAACGAGCGGATCGAGGCCGTGCGGGACGACCTCGAGGTCACGGTCAACCCGCGCTACGGCGTGCTGGAGGACGGGCGGCTCGTCCCCGGCGGCGGCGGAGTCGTCGACATCCTCGGCGACGAGGACGCGGCCGCCACCGCCCCCGCCCCCGCCCCCGCCCCCGCGGAGTAG
- the mfd gene encoding transcription-repair coupling factor, protein MTLRGVLDVVLTDPGMARVAASAGRTSLAVTAAPPVQPLVAAALAAQQPGAGVPVLVVTAGERDADQVADVLRCFVPGRRIETFPAWETLPHERLSPRADTVGRRLAVLRDLTHPGENGTIDVLVAPVRSVLQPLAPGLGDLVPVELKPGDSADLDDVARALVDAAYTRVELVEKRGEFALRGGLLDVFPPTEPHPVRVEFWGDEVDELRYFSAADQRSLDERPERLWAPPCRELLLSPEVRERATALAHQHPELTEILGKLAEGIAVEGMESLIPALVAGEMQLLTDLVARDTHVLVCDPERVRTRAADLVRTAEEFLAASWSTAAEAGQAPIDLGASSFRDLAEIETAARIRGLPWWTTGAFTLASEDDDGHVTLDATTVERFSGDVGRATEQVRTWSREGRRVVVTFAGPGPAQRAADQFTEADLGVRLVPDIAGAPDAGLTYVTQGNLESGFAFPGVGLALLTEHDLTGQRGTSMRDATKMPARRRNAVDLAQLQPGDLVVHEQHGIGRYIEMISRTVNGGQRDYLIVEYAPSRRNQPPDRLFVPTDSLDQLTRYVGGEAPALSKLGGADWQKTKNSARKAVKQIAAELIRLYSARMATKGHAFGPDTVWQRELEDAFPFQETPDQLGAIDEVKADMMQPVPMDRIICGDVGYGKTEIAVRAAFKAVQDGKQVAVLVPTTLLANQHVKTFAERFAQFPVTVAVLSRFQSKAESDEIIRKLAAGEIDVLVGTHRLLQPTTRFKDLGLVIVDEEQRFGVEHKEYLKSVRTAVDVLSMSATPIPRTLEMSLTGIREMSTILTPPEERHPVLTYVGAWEDKQMAAAIRRELLRDGQVFVIHNRVQSIDKAAAKIRNLVPEARVAVGHGQMKEHELERIMVGFWEKEYDVLVATTIVESGLDIPNANTLIVDRADTFGLSQLHQIRGRVGRGRERAYAYFTYDPTRPLTETSVDRLTTIAHNTDLGAGMAVAMKDLEIRGSGNLLGGEQSGHIAGVGFDLYVRLVGEAVADYRAQVTGESAPVEPLEVRVDLPVDAHLPHDYVPGERLRMEAYRKVASVQTDEQAQAVLDELTDRYGAPPAPVLNLLAVARFRTAMRALGISEVSLQGRAIRISPVPLRESQQMRLARLADGASYKAAVETISLKVPVGPDRRTPLRDVALLENLHSVLKAVIEQPVAA, encoded by the coding sequence GTGACCTTGCGCGGCGTGCTCGACGTCGTCCTCACCGATCCTGGGATGGCGCGCGTCGCCGCCTCGGCCGGCCGCACCTCGCTGGCCGTCACCGCGGCGCCGCCGGTCCAGCCCCTGGTCGCCGCGGCCCTGGCGGCGCAGCAGCCGGGCGCCGGCGTGCCCGTCCTCGTGGTGACGGCGGGGGAGCGGGACGCAGACCAGGTCGCCGACGTCCTGCGCTGCTTCGTCCCAGGACGGCGGATCGAGACCTTCCCCGCGTGGGAGACCCTGCCGCACGAGCGGCTGAGCCCGCGTGCGGACACCGTCGGCCGCCGGCTGGCCGTGCTGCGCGACCTCACGCACCCGGGCGAGAACGGCACCATCGACGTGCTCGTCGCCCCGGTGCGCAGCGTGCTGCAGCCGCTCGCCCCGGGCCTGGGGGACCTCGTCCCCGTGGAGCTGAAGCCCGGCGACTCCGCTGACCTCGACGACGTCGCGCGTGCGCTGGTCGACGCCGCGTACACCCGCGTGGAGCTGGTCGAGAAACGTGGTGAGTTCGCCCTCCGCGGTGGTCTGCTCGACGTCTTCCCGCCGACCGAGCCGCACCCGGTGCGCGTCGAGTTCTGGGGCGACGAGGTCGACGAGCTGCGCTACTTCTCCGCCGCCGACCAGCGCTCCCTCGACGAGCGCCCCGAACGGCTCTGGGCCCCGCCGTGCCGGGAGCTGCTGCTCTCGCCCGAGGTGCGCGAGCGCGCCACAGCCCTGGCTCATCAGCACCCGGAGCTGACCGAGATCCTCGGCAAGCTGGCCGAGGGGATCGCGGTGGAGGGAATGGAGTCGCTGATCCCCGCCCTGGTCGCTGGTGAGATGCAGCTGCTCACCGATCTCGTGGCGCGCGACACGCACGTCCTGGTCTGCGACCCCGAGCGGGTGCGCACCCGCGCCGCCGACCTGGTGCGCACCGCCGAGGAGTTCCTCGCCGCCTCCTGGTCGACGGCCGCGGAGGCCGGCCAGGCCCCGATCGACCTGGGGGCGTCGTCCTTCCGTGATCTGGCCGAGATCGAGACGGCGGCCCGGATCCGCGGCCTGCCGTGGTGGACGACGGGCGCCTTCACCCTGGCCTCGGAGGACGACGACGGGCACGTCACCCTCGATGCCACGACGGTCGAGCGGTTCTCCGGCGACGTCGGACGCGCAACGGAACAGGTGCGCACCTGGTCCCGCGAGGGCCGGCGGGTCGTCGTCACCTTCGCGGGACCCGGTCCGGCCCAGCGCGCCGCGGACCAGTTCACCGAGGCCGACCTCGGCGTCCGGCTGGTGCCGGACATCGCGGGTGCACCCGACGCCGGCCTGACCTACGTCACCCAGGGCAACCTGGAGTCCGGGTTCGCCTTCCCCGGCGTGGGCCTGGCGCTGCTCACCGAGCACGACCTCACCGGCCAGCGCGGCACGTCGATGCGCGACGCGACCAAGATGCCGGCCCGCCGGCGCAACGCCGTCGACCTCGCCCAGCTGCAGCCCGGCGACCTCGTCGTCCACGAGCAGCACGGCATCGGCCGCTACATCGAGATGATCAGCCGCACCGTCAACGGCGGGCAGCGTGACTACCTGATCGTCGAGTACGCGCCGTCGCGGCGGAACCAGCCGCCGGACCGGCTGTTCGTGCCCACCGACTCCCTCGACCAGCTCACCCGCTACGTCGGGGGCGAGGCGCCGGCGCTGTCCAAGCTGGGCGGCGCCGACTGGCAGAAGACGAAGAACTCCGCCCGCAAGGCGGTCAAGCAGATCGCCGCGGAGCTGATCCGGCTCTACTCCGCGCGGATGGCCACGAAGGGCCACGCCTTCGGGCCGGACACCGTCTGGCAGCGCGAGCTCGAGGACGCCTTCCCCTTCCAGGAGACACCCGACCAGCTCGGCGCCATCGACGAGGTCAAGGCCGACATGATGCAGCCGGTCCCGATGGACCGGATCATCTGCGGCGACGTCGGCTACGGGAAGACCGAGATCGCCGTCCGGGCGGCGTTCAAGGCGGTGCAGGACGGCAAGCAGGTCGCCGTCCTCGTGCCGACGACGCTGCTGGCCAACCAGCACGTCAAGACCTTCGCCGAGCGGTTCGCCCAGTTCCCGGTGACCGTCGCCGTCCTCTCCCGGTTCCAGTCGAAGGCCGAGAGCGACGAGATCATCCGCAAGCTGGCCGCCGGCGAGATCGACGTCCTCGTCGGCACCCACCGGCTGCTCCAGCCGACCACCCGCTTCAAGGACCTCGGCCTGGTGATCGTCGACGAGGAGCAGCGCTTCGGCGTCGAGCACAAGGAGTACCTGAAGAGCGTGCGGACGGCGGTCGACGTGCTGTCGATGTCGGCGACGCCCATCCCGCGCACGCTCGAGATGTCGCTGACCGGCATCCGCGAGATGTCGACGATCCTCACCCCGCCCGAGGAGCGGCACCCGGTGCTCACCTACGTCGGCGCGTGGGAGGACAAGCAGATGGCGGCGGCGATCCGCCGCGAGCTGCTGCGCGACGGCCAGGTGTTCGTCATCCACAACCGCGTGCAGTCGATCGACAAGGCGGCCGCGAAGATCCGCAACCTGGTGCCCGAGGCCCGCGTGGCCGTCGGGCACGGGCAGATGAAGGAGCACGAGCTCGAGCGGATCATGGTCGGCTTCTGGGAGAAGGAGTACGACGTCCTGGTCGCGACGACGATCGTCGAGTCCGGCCTGGACATCCCGAACGCCAACACCCTGATCGTCGACCGCGCCGACACCTTCGGCCTCTCCCAGCTGCACCAGATCCGGGGCCGCGTGGGCCGTGGCCGCGAGCGGGCCTACGCCTACTTCACCTACGACCCCACCCGGCCGCTCACCGAGACGTCGGTGGACCGGCTGACGACGATCGCGCACAACACCGACCTCGGCGCCGGCATGGCTGTGGCCATGAAGGACCTGGAGATCCGCGGCTCGGGCAACCTGCTCGGCGGCGAGCAGTCCGGGCACATCGCCGGCGTCGGGTTCGACCTCTACGTGCGGCTGGTCGGCGAGGCGGTGGCCGACTACCGCGCCCAGGTCACCGGCGAGTCCGCGCCGGTCGAGCCGCTGGAGGTCCGGGTCGACCTGCCGGTCGACGCGCACCTGCCGCACGACTACGTGCCGGGTGAGCGGCTGCGCATGGAGGCCTACCGCAAGGTGGCGTCGGTGCAGACCGACGAGCAGGCGCAGGCCGTGCTCGACGAGCTCACCGACCGCTACGGCGCTCCGCCGGCCCCGGTGCTCAACCTGCTCGCGGTCGCCCGCTTCCGGACGGCGATGCGCGCGCTGGGCATCAGCGAGGTGTCGCTGCAGGGGCGGGCCATCCGGATCTCGCCCGTCCCGCTCCGGGAGTCGCAGCAGATGCGCCTGGCCCGGCTGGCCGACGGCGCCTCGTACAAGGCCGCCGTCGAGACCATCTCGCTCAAGGTGCCGGTGGGCCCCGACCGCCGGACCCCGCTGCGCGACGTCGCGCTGCTGGAGAACCTGCACTCGGTGCTGAAGGCCGTCATAGAGCAGCCGGTAGCTGCCTGA
- a CDS encoding MazG family protein: MPVVQFVTVNPRLPALLGASGWRAVTGPRPVVALPGAVAEAQMLRAADVPVEELPDVAAAAARTDDVVCLGAPAEAADFPGVPVVVGAPEPPGARLLDVVTVMDRLRSPGGCPWDAEQTHSSLRGYLLEEAHEAYDAIVDDDPVAMREEFGDVLLQVAFHARVAAEASPDRRFDIDDVAGDLVDKLVRRHPHVFGDAGPRDVAAVEAGWEEIKQAEKQRRSPTEGVSRSQPAAAWGAALVRRAGRAGLSTPEPAELSVGSPEELGERLLAVVTAAEQRGWDVEDALREAVRRYAGELDAEAAASSVDRPS; encoded by the coding sequence GTGCCCGTCGTCCAGTTCGTCACCGTCAACCCCCGTCTCCCCGCCCTCCTCGGCGCGTCCGGCTGGCGGGCGGTGACCGGGCCCCGGCCCGTCGTCGCGCTGCCCGGAGCGGTCGCCGAGGCGCAGATGCTGCGGGCCGCGGACGTCCCGGTCGAGGAGCTGCCCGACGTCGCGGCCGCGGCTGCGCGGACGGACGACGTCGTCTGCCTGGGGGCGCCGGCCGAGGCGGCCGACTTCCCAGGTGTCCCCGTGGTGGTGGGTGCGCCGGAGCCGCCCGGAGCCCGGCTGCTGGACGTCGTCACGGTGATGGACCGGCTGCGCTCCCCGGGTGGCTGCCCGTGGGACGCCGAGCAGACCCATTCCTCGCTGCGCGGCTACCTCCTGGAGGAGGCGCACGAGGCCTACGACGCGATCGTCGATGACGACCCGGTGGCCATGCGGGAGGAGTTCGGCGACGTCCTCCTGCAGGTGGCCTTCCACGCGAGGGTCGCGGCCGAGGCGTCGCCCGACCGCCGCTTCGACATCGACGACGTCGCCGGCGACCTGGTGGACAAGCTGGTGCGGCGGCACCCGCACGTGTTCGGGGACGCCGGCCCCCGGGACGTCGCCGCCGTCGAGGCGGGGTGGGAGGAGATCAAGCAGGCGGAGAAGCAGCGGCGCTCACCCACCGAGGGTGTCTCCCGGTCCCAGCCGGCGGCTGCGTGGGGAGCAGCCCTGGTGCGGCGCGCAGGCCGGGCCGGGCTGAGCACGCCGGAGCCCGCCGAGCTTTCCGTCGGCAGCCCGGAGGAGCTGGGGGAGCGGCTGCTCGCCGTCGTCACGGCCGCCGAGCAGCGCGGATGGGACGTCGAGGACGCCCTCCGCGAGGCAGTGCGCCGGTACGCCGGGGAGCTCGACGCCGAGGCCGCCGCTTCCTCGGTGGACCGACCGTCGTAG